In the Primulina tabacum isolate GXHZ01 chromosome 15, ASM2559414v2, whole genome shotgun sequence genome, ATTGACAATACACATTTCAAATGATTTAGTAAACATTTGGAGATGAATAACAAAAGGAAAACatgtttaaatataaattatatatggTTATTGTAAAAAAGCATGTGTACGTGGGCTTATACATGTGCCAGTTGTTGATCTAGCAAATTAATTTCTTTGTTTGAAAATTTATCATAGGTAGCGGTATATTATTGTGCAATGGTTAAAAGTCATAAAAGTTGATACAAAAAAGTCATCCcctataaaatgaaaaatgaaattgaTGGCTAATAAATATGTAATTCTCAAACAAGTAATGTAGACTCAAGattattattactttttaggtAAATTAAGAATATAATTGGAAtaacatattttataaataaattttttgttttatatttatttaattaatttaagaaaGACATGTCTTTCCAAGACttgtttaatataatatatcgataaaaaataaaaaaatgttattaaatatataacttAGATTATATATTTTAGAGAGAGAACTAAAACAAGAATTGTAGTCTTGTATATATGTGACTTGGGAAACATATGTGTTAAGATGAATCGTTTGTCAGTCAATTAAATGTTATAGATGTTAGTTAAAACATAATTTATTTCTTTGTACTCGTGCCAACGTATAGTACACTTGCTTGGATGTTAATTGGTCGTGATGTTAGGCTCATGATTCCGGAGATGTGCATGTTTATCTGCTGGTGATGTCTCATGTACTTTATATATCAGTCTTATCATTTTCCTACCATTTGTTATGTTCTCAACAAAGACTGTATTATTCGTTAAGATCAGACGTTAATTTTTTTCAGCTCACCTAACCAACCAAATCAAGCGATGCAACGTCAGCTGTTTTACACATGAGAAATTCCTAGAAAGTCATTAATTTCAGTATTATTCTTACTCATGTACACTTAACCAATCAGTATTGGTTCGAGATTATTGATTCTCGGTAGTTCTATTTAATTACCCTTTATTTTTAGTTTTATGTTTTTCATATCATCGTAAAATGTTAATTTTGTCAAGATATGAAAAGGGTAAATtgttaattataaatttataaacgAAGGCTTTTGGTAGAGTACGAATTATATGTCATATAATAACTGCGTGACATTAAAATGAAAACGACGCTACAACTTAAAGTTGTCCCACGACTAAGCAATGGATGGATAGAAGATGATTTTAATGATCTTGTCATTTATCGAgatttgataaataataatagcaacaaaaaaatagaaataattttttttaaaaaaaaaacttataaaaaaatagGGATTTGATAGGCGGCGCCAGAATTATTTTCCAACTTTGCTCACCAGCGTCAAAGAAAAAGTAAACAAAAGCGACAGAtacaaaatatcaatttttggCTACGACTTGATTCTAATTTCAAATTGTGGATCTCCAAgggtttttctttttttctcgtTTGCattaaaattctaaattttttatttaattttaaaataagtttTCACTCTGATTTACTATAGTTGTTTGTTTATCAATATATTAATTACATAGACATAATTAATTTCTGTCAcgacaatttttaaaattttttgttaaTGTCTCGTAATGTCTAGTCCCAGAAATATCATGGAAAATTCCTACATGCTGAGGTTGGCTTGGTTGCCTTCAATCCATGATATTTTGTATATACTAGCTATCGATAAATTATCATATTttgtaaatgaatttttttcGAATGTTTTATTGATACATAttggttatttttttttttaaaggtcAATTTTGCCTTCGAACTGATATTTTTGCACCCGAATTTTTTCAAACATAAACTTTCATCATTATTTTAGTTGGCCTGAAAATTAATATCCAAGATTTCTcgtattaatttttttcttacaaACTTTACCTACAAATTTAAGCTTACAAAACAAAAGATTACATTAACATGAACATGTTTTGTTAAAGTTCATagatatgattttaattttaaattaagagtgTGTTCCTGTTTAGTGTTGATGTCAACTTATTATGTGGTAAGGAATAATCACACCTTGTAATAACTTTTAAGAGGTTTTTGGATGAATTAATTCTCTCATCAATTATTTTGctttttttcaacaaaatgaATTTAATACATGGAGaatatatcataaatatatatattttggatATAAGGAAACGTATCTAATTAatgttttatatttaattttttttaaaaaaaattcaaacaaggACAAAAAAGAATCTGCATTGGCTTTAACGTGTTTGTTTATTAGTTAGTAAACATATACGCATGTAGTCTATATATATTCTTATTTCAtaatatttgcaaaataaatttttctattttaCATTAGTAGACGATTTGGGTATTAAACCATTATAAGGCAagggaaaaattattttttcgtttatttataattaatatgcattatatataaatttgataaaaataatatatgatatatcaaattaaattaatatattttatagacAACAATATACAACTATTATGAATAAGAGTATCGAAAATGAACATCGAGAGAGGAGAGCCGCATTCAGATTAAATCAATAAACACtaaattgttattgattatttaatatacatgCAAATTGAAATTGTTCCAATAACAAAATGACCGAAATCGCATATGTTATAATTGAGTATCGAACATGAGATCGATTTTCAAACTTGTGACTTTAGTGTCCTGAAAACTCATCAACCACTCTTAGTTTTTTGAACTAATTAAAAAGCTAATGCTGATTATTGATAACGAATTTCAACAATAAACTAATgataaaaaatcaataattttcaCGGATTAAACTACATCAAGATCAGGTTTCTATACCCAGAAATCCTTCTCATTATTGCATTAATTCGTTTAAATACTTCCCATTCATCGTCAAACATGCATAAAGTTCTTCATAATGCATATCAGCTTGATCACCGGGGGCGGCCCAGTTCCCCGACCAAACAACATCATCATTCAGGCCAGAGCTTCCGCCGCCTTCGTCGCAGCAACTGGAGAGAGAAGAAACCGGAGGGATCCAAGCTTGACTGGCTTGAGGCTGAGCCTCAGATTGAGCCTGCAGACTGGAGGCGAACAGCATTTCTCGAGCCCGTTTCAGCTCTCCACGGAGATTGCACACTTGTTTCTCCAATTGTTTTTTCTCGGTTAACGCGGCCTCGAGCCGGACCTCAAGCGCGCTGTAGTCGAGCTCCAGGCTCTGGTTCTTCCAGCGGGCCCTTTTGTTCTGGTACCAAACGGCGATCTGTCTCGGGGGGACGCCGAGTTCGCGCGCTAGCTGGAACTTGCGCTCCGGGTCGAGCTTCTTGCTAGCATCGAAGCTTGACTCGAGGAGCTGGACTTGGCCTTGATTCAGCCTTTTTTTGTCATGTTTGGATGAGTTGTTTTTGAGGTTGCTTGTTGGGAGACTCATTTCGTTTCTTCTATATATATTGGGATTTGTTCACTATTTTCTGTGAGTGGGCAATTGGATTTAAGACAGGGTTTGCCTGATGATGGTGTTAGTGGAAATCTGCGAGCGTTTATTTATAGAGAGTACTGCGAGAAAATAAACTCATATTAGCTGGAGCCACCAGTTGACAATCGAAATTAAGAAGCTCTCCACGTTTTCCTAACATGATTTGAACAAAGGGagaattcaaatttttttgtcAAATGTATTTATTGTTTTGCAATTTTGATATTCCAGCTATATCAtcaaattttaatcatatttccctatattcgtttttttttttaaaaaaatttagtcggTATTTGTTTCGGCGTAGCTACGATATGATGTTAACATGAAACTTACGTATGGAATGTCTCATAAACACTCTCgattaaaaaaataactaaaattatcACAAATATGAAAGATAAATGACGACTAAGATTACGAAAAtcgaaaaatatgtaaatacaAATAACTAAAAATGCAGTTTTCCcatttgaataataataatacacaaaaaattatgtgagatcgtctcacaggTAAAATTTGTCAGACGGATCTCTTACCTGACTCATaaaaacattaatttttatacctaaaataatatttttcatctgCAAAAGTATTGGTTTTAtagttattttatgaaaaaatatatagttATATATGTTGATTCGAGTGAAAAGTATATAACCCATtaaaatatgactttttatattcaaattatcatttttccatacaaaatatcattctttATTAGTTATATTATGAAAACGTATTTTGTAATATATGAtgatttgaatgaaaaacgtTATTTTTTACATCAAAAAAATATTGTGTAATATATGTCGATTtgagttaaaaatattaattttaatgtcaaaatattactttttatttcaTATATGGACCAAAAtcgactcgtctcacaaatataGATCCATAAGACTTTTGCACAGAAGACCTACTCATAATAATAAGTACAGTTTAGTACTTATTTTGTGTTGCATGTAATTTTATGCTCCGTCCCAAAATTAATAACATGTTatgtaaaaattatataaactaACTTTAAATAAACGAATTAACTTGTCATTGATTTTCATtgttaatattaaattataaatcataagtccgatcattttttaaaatatttagacTTGTTAGTTTCTTTAACAATCATTAATAGCTAGATTAAGCTAGTAACTAAAGTTAAAAAAGATTTAACATATGATATTAAAAAACGCTGATGGAGTATTTTCTAAGCTTCATGCGACCTAATTGAAATTACGACGAAGATATAATGCATATGGATTGAAATCATGTCTTCATATATCGGAGTTTAGATGTGAAATATTTCCAAGCTTTGTGTTTAATAATTTACTTTCAAGCAAATATATGTTAATTGTCTCACATCGGTTGGCTTGATAAtttgggagttgtatatatgggtttggacaatcctccccccttgagctagcttttggggttgagttaggtccaagttccattcttaacatggtatcagagctcaagTTTCCActgttatgtgttggactgcctataattaggccacccgttctgcccataattagggtcatttgtaaactccacgctccagatgttcatttatgggcgtgagaggggtgtgctaattgtcccacatcggttggctTAATAActtgggagttgtatatatgggcttggacaatccttcccccttgagctagcttttggggttgagttaggtccaagttccatTCTTAACAATATATATGAAACTGAAACGGTTTGTAATTTTATCTCAtacaataattttaatttatttcttaaACTACTTGTccgattttgtttttttataataaattttcaaattttaatttcattaaactaattttttttgtcGATTTTCGTCAAATTCCTGACGTGGTCTAAGAAGAGTCGACTATTTTATATATCATATAGGTGTCATGTCATCACTCCAACGAAATAAAACTGAAAaccaataaaattcaaaatcagtgtatcaaaatcaaaatttgaaacttGATGCATCAAAACCAAATCATAtagaatgcattagagtgtaGATGGCGACTTGTCATGCATGAACAAGTGTGTTCACGTGGGTTTTGGTCCTACAAAAGAAGTCTAGAAACAGTCTTCTTTGGGGGGAATTAGTATTTCCGATTTAAAAACTTTATCTGTTTATGGATTAACTTCAATAATGACCTTAAAATAACACGGTATAAGAAACTCTACATTTGGAGCATGAACCTGCTTATATTTTTATTCCTCCATTAAATAATTTCCTCGTTTTATGCTAAGTCCAAGATAAGCTATTTTTTAATGCTCATCATTTTATATACTAAGTATTTATTTCTCAAGATAAGCACaacaataatttatttcatCCTTATTTTCATGAAAATCATAAGCACGTGGCGAAAGAAATCTCAAATCATATGTATCTTCTCTCTTTTCTTTTACATCAAATCATAATTACACAATACATCTATATAAGTAACTAATTCGTATTCGTCGTCGTTTGTAACTAATTCGTATTCGTCGTCGATTGACATAATTATAACTTATTTTCAACTTTTTTTCCCTAACTTATTTGTGATACAAGAGCTgctaaaatataataaaatattatcagaaTAGTGGCATATATATTTTCAAGACTGGAGACTGATGTATTTGAGTTTCAATTAGTTTGTCTTATGACGACTTTTTGTATGTGCCCCCCCAAAAACAAAATATCACCATATCGCCCAACCCCCGTCGCAGTAACTACATTGGAAACTTCTAGGTAATATATTTGttgttttcttttaaatttgTTGTGTGCAACATCAAATGTATTTtcacaaaaataaaatcaaacccgattaatataaaataaaaacgtATGTTATATCGGCTGTacgtatatataatttttccaAGCGTTAATCGGATACTTGCAAACATTTAATACAACACATTTTTTTAGATATGTTGATATAACTTTTCGCTAGTTTATTTATTACCACAATATTTACACTCTTAGATTGATATATAGCTCAAGAATTGTCGACGCCGTCAACATGAACTTATGAATCAAACAAACCCAGTTAGGAAGTTTCGTTAAATCTACCATTCTGAACATGTCTACCTTAATTGacctccaaaaaaaaaaaaaaaacacacacacacacacacacacacacacatatatatatatatatatatattgcatgtagtTGGAGAGTCAAATATTCCCCACAGTGGTTAAACATTTAGTGGGAAAGCTTGATTAGTTCATGCACCTTTGTAGCAACTAGCACCAAATAATTACATACTTTAGCATTATTGAACACCGAATTTCGCATTTGAAgggggaaaaaaataaaaaagacaaTTCCAATTAACTaaatttcatgatttttttccCGATTCTAGTCCAGTCCGAATCgtttaattaatgattttaaatatgatCCGACAGTTCAAGAATCGGTTAACTGGTTGAACTCCCGAAAATAAACTAATTTGATACATTCCCAAATTGATGCACATTTAAGTTTGTGCTCAAATTCAAATGTGTTAtattcactcgaatttgatatcATTGGATACGAATTACATAATGACTCAAAAGCatttatcattaaaaaaaaattcaatcaaaacattgatgtattttaaaatatttttgtcaaTTGTATTTTggaagagtaggtctcttgtgagacgtgtcaaccctatcgatattcacaataaaaaataatactcttagcataaaaaattatattttttcatggattaccgaaataagatattcgtctcacaaaatacgacccgtgagactgtttcacacaaattttagCCATTTTGGAAAATGTGATGTTTTTGGgaaaattttaaatgaaaattaGTAGATCCGATtttattatgaaatttttattcactattttttcatttaaagtATTTTTAGTATATTATAGTTTGTCAGTTTTGCTGTAACTTTCTTTGGTTAGGTTCATATCCTCGTCCCCCGAGGTAGAGAATAGTTACCAAACTTCTATTTTTCGTGTGGGATAATTGGTATATTTACGACAATAAGAAACAAACACTGCTTCTAGgggttttatttataaattttgtgtAATCTTATACACCTTTCGGCTTGTAGAATGGGCCGTTACTTAAAAGATGAGATACTAAATTGAATGATGATGATAATGATAATATAATGTTTGCACATAAAAATTCACGTGACGTGTCCGCcatgaaatcatgtcaaatGTGTGAAATCTCACTTCTACACCAAACTATGTTAGCCTCGAATCATTCACTAGTTTTAACTCTTTCGGTAAGTGTCAAGAACCAGAAACTAAtttcaggaaaaaaaaaattgaaagaaatattcataaacaacaacaaaacaaattatatttttatgaatcGACATTTTTACAActagaaattaaaaataaaagctAATATGCTAAAGTTAAGAAAAACTAAAATCATAGAAACTGAAAATAAGTAAACTAAAATGAACTAGAATTAACAAAATTTGCAAAGCATTTTTGCTGGAGTTGTTATTTGATGAGATGTGCAGCTTCTGAATTCTTCTTTCTGCTTTTGTTCGACTCGATTTTTTACACGACCATGTATGTGTGGTAGTGGTCTGTTTCATGACCCCTAACTTAGTCGTTCTTGTAAATCTTCAAAATTTCAGCCGGCAATTCTCTTTTAACCTAATGTGATATAAGTTTTTTCTTTAGATGGACTTTCCACTCCAAAGTTTCCTTGGGccatcaattttattttatttttcaaggcCAACATATAGTTATTTTTTTAACTCTAATTATTGTAAAAATTAAGTTAAACATTGAGATAATGCAAGAATGTTGGATCTGATCGTTTGCATGGAATGACTCGTACATTTCTTAACATTTAACTTCATTTGTTGAGCGATCCATGCTGACCAGAGAAAATCATAGAACCATAACGATATATATAGAAATTAATAACACAAGACAAGAGATGAATAATTTTCGTCTTCCCATAATCACGAGAACATATTGCAAACTGCTTATTTACTCTCATTTCCATTGTAAATTACTGAATCTGGTCTTGACAATAGCGTGCTCCATGAAGAAGCAAACAGACTTCCAGAAACAATCACAACCATATTTAAATatccaaagaaaattgaatccTCACTTGTAAGGAACCGGGATCCTTTGCGTTTCAGGACCAGAAATCATATCTTCCCAAAGCAGATCCGAGAGGGACATCGTCAGTTCTCCCACATTACCTGTATCAAGCACATACATTAAATTTCAATGCAAAGTCTAATAACCGAGACCAAAAAGTTTAGAGTGAGTTACCATCTCCAATAGGCCCCTCGTCCCACGAGATGATTGGCAAGACGGGAAGCGTGCTTCCAACGTACATCATCTCAGCCGTCCCTTTGGCCTCTTCCACAGTCAAGTTTCTGATTCTAACATCCCTCAAACGCCCTTGATCGACTAATTTAGGTGCCAGTTCAAGAAGCCTTAAAGCAGTGCATCCACTTAAAATCTTGTCGAAGAATGGTAAGATTAGTTCCTTTTCACGAGTAATAAATGCCACATTCACATTTGGACCTTCGGCAATATGTCCCTCCTCATCTACCCATATAGAGGCAAATGCTCCCTTCTCCTCGGCTTCCATTTGGGATAAAACATTTGGGAGGTAGTTCACATTTTTCGTTGTAGCAAAAAAGGGAGATTTCATTGGGATTTTAGATGT is a window encoding:
- the LOC142527003 gene encoding LOW QUALITY PROTEIN: homeobox-leucine zipper protein ATHB-52-like (The sequence of the model RefSeq protein was modified relative to this genomic sequence to represent the inferred CDS: deleted 1 base in 1 codon); the protein is MSLPTSNLKNNSSKHDKKRLNQGQVQLLESSFDASKKLDPERKFQLARELGVPPRQIAVWYQNKRARWKNQSLELDYSALEVRLEAALTEKKQLEKQVCNLRGELKRAREMLFASSLQAQSEAQPQASQAWIPPVSSLSSCCDEGGGSSGLNDDVVWSGNWAAPGDQADMHYEELYACLTMNGKYLNELMQNEKDFWV